From the Agelaius phoeniceus isolate bAgePho1 chromosome 17, bAgePho1.hap1, whole genome shotgun sequence genome, the window GCCCGCCCGGGGCCGCTGCTCGTACTGGGGCCGCCCGCAGGGCGCGCTGCGGACCGGGACCGTGGCCGGCGTGGCGCGGCTTTGCGCTGCCCGCGGGGCCCGACCTGCGGCACTTCCTGAGGGCAGCTGCCGCGGGACAGCCGGGGCCGTCGCCAGAGCTGGCGCCTGAGCCGGGCTCTACCCCCGGCACCCCGAAAGGTCTGTGGGTCTTCGGGGTCGGAGCTGTTGGAGTCAGCCGAACCCCCCTGCTCTGGCCTTGCTGCGGGCAGCCGTAATGCCGGCGCAGACAATGGTGCTTCCCAGtcagagcagagtgggaaaaTGGGTTGTTTGGTTgcttttggggctctgagggggTTTTGACTCTAGAAGGAGTTTAGTTCTTGGCTACAAAGTCGTGTTTTTCCACCACGGAGTtgagcagagagcagcttgCTCTGGCACCTGCCCGCATTGTGTGCTGGCTGtcagtggggctgtggcagccctTGTGGGGCTGTGGTGCCCCGTTGAGGATGGTGTTCAGTGCCCTGAGTGTTGTATCTCAGTAAggacacagctgctgctgctctgcagtcacagcccagccctgccatgttGCAGAGCACACAGTTTTCCCAGAGCCTGCCCTTCGGTTTATCCCTTGTGGGCTGCAGGTGCAGGCAGCTTTTGTGCTGCTTGCCTGGCTCCAGTGGTGGGGTTGAGGGCTTGTTCCCGCAGAGCAGGGGCTAGGACAGGTTGTGGATGGGAGCTGAGCAGGCTCCTGTGTCACATGGCCTTTGTTGCAGTGTACCTGGAGACCTACGGCTGCCAGATGAATGTCAGTGACACCGAGATCGTCTGGGCCATCCTGCAGAAGAATGGCTATGCCAGGACAAAGGAGCTGGGTGAGGTAAGGCAGCACCttggcagctctcctggagcacagcactcatgccctggctgtgcctgcaagtcccagcttttccctggattgcAACCCTGTGGGATGTTACGAGTTTTGCAGTCTGAGTTCTGTGAAATGAAGGAAACTGCTTAACAAGTGTGCTAGAAAGCTGTGGgttgtcttttttctttaaactacTGGGCTCTGTCTCAGTTGGAGAGGGATTGGACACAGCGGGATCCTCCTGTCTCATCTTTGAGTTTACTTTTACCATTTAGTGAAGACTCTGCTtgtcttctgtttctttcttgcAACTCTTTTTGCTGAAACCTACTGTGTACTCAGGTAGGTCTTTTTTCCTGAGTTTAGTGAGTTTTATAGTCTACCTCTTCAGGTTACCTGGGCAGGGCATGAGAACTTATTGTTTGATTTTTATAGATTCTTCTCTTTTTGTTGCTTTCGATTTAGGCAGATGTGGTTCTTCTTGTCACCTGTTCCGTGAGGTAAGGAGATGTTTCTCGCTGGTTTGGGACACTTTTTAAGGAATTACCATTTGAAAACCAAGGCAATAAAGATGTTGCATGAGGAAAGGAGTGTGCAGGTGTGATACTGGCTATTTAGTTGAGGGTAGGGCTGGCTGGTGCTATGATTTACAACATTAATTGTGCTGTGAATTGCTTCTCTGGGTGGTGAGAAGTTCTTTGGTAGTGTAATCTCTGTGTATAtgccatgggcagtgagagACCTGCACAattaatgattttattttaaaatagtctATCTTCTCTTGAAGTAACTCTCTAGTACAGTGTCTGTACTTAAAAAGTGTAAGAAATATGTTTAGGGGCAACTTGATATAAAGAGaacttttccttgttttttctgAATGCAGAAGACACCAAATGCTTATTGCAGGGTACTTTGCAGTGTGGCCAAGGCACTTTTTCTCCCCAAGAGCTTAGTCCCTAAAGTATTTCTGCAGGGGAGATGCTCTGAGGCAAGCAAAGTGATAGCAGATAGACAGAGACAAGACGTAATCCGCACACCACAAACGCACTCTCAGGTGCCATTAGGTTCCCTGCTTTAGCTGAATTCTCCTCACAGAGCACTTGGGGCGCTCAGGCTGGGGCtcagtgcaggagcagcagctgcagtagCCCGTTGTGCTGGCTCCccagggagaaggcagagcaggccaTCTGGAACCGTCTGCAGCACCTCAAGGCGCTGAAGGCCCGGCGGCCCCAGGCTCGAGCTCCGCTCCGCGTCGGGATCCTGGGTACGGCCGGGCTGCATGGCCTGAGTCCCGCTGGCAGCAGCCACCTTGGCCTGGGGTGAAAGCagctggaaggggctgcaggggagtaACAGAGGGCAGGCACTGCCTCACAAGGAGCCTTCTCCTTTGGTGGCAGGATGCATGGCTGAGAGGCTTAAGGAGGAGATTCTGCACAGGGAGAAGCTAGTCGATGTCGTGGCAGGCCCTGATGCCTACCGTGATCTTCCCcggctgctggcagtggcagagTCTGGCCAGCAAGCTGCCAACGTCCTGCTGTCCCTAGATGAGACCTATGCTGACATTCTGCCTGTCCAGACTAGTGCAGGTGGCACAACAGCATTTGTGTGAGTACCTTTTCCCAGTGCTTGTTTCCGTGGCTCTGATTTGGAAATCTGTGCAGAGTAGATGTGTCAGTGACAACAGCTGCCCAGGAGATGCAGTGCCTGGCTGCACTGTCTCTCccagagtgtgtgtgtgtgtctgtgtgtgtgtgtgtgtgtgtgtgtgtgtgtgtttttgctgttgctttgcTGTGTGACTGAGCCCTGGAGAGCATGCCCTGAACTCTGGCTGTTGTGGACTTCTCTCCCTCTGCTTTGGGAATGCTGACTTTCAGCCTGATGCTGCATTGAGTGATTTCTGTGCCACTGTCCCTTCCTGAAGTCCATGCTTTTCTCATCCCCTTCCTTCTGTGGTCCCCTGCCCCAGGTTCTGCTATTTCTTGTTCTCTGCTGAGAGAAACATATTATACCTTCTGATTGTTTAGTTTTGGTGGTAGCATTGTCAGACATGAAATCAGACTCTTCTCAGTGTGGCCATAGCGTATGGAAGGACAGTGTCACTCTGCAGGAGTGGGATGTAGAAGGATCTTTGATCACTGCCAGGCTGCAGTGGCTGTCTGTGCTTCAGTAGCTCTTTCCAGCTTTCTTAAAAATGTGCATAAAAAATCAGGAGGTGTTAGCTCAGGGCAAGCTGAATCCAGTGTGGATGGTGTGTGTGTggagctggctgcagggagcagttCTGGGCTCATCCTGGGCAGGATGCAGCGTGGATGGTTCTGCAGGAGGGAGGTGACCCATGCTTTACCTCTGGGCAGGTCCATCATGCGGGGCTGTGACAACATGTGCAGTTACTGCATCGTGCCCTTCACCCGAGGCCGGGAAAGGAGCCGCCCCATCGCCTCCATCCTGCAGGAAGTGAGGATGCTCTCGGATCAGGTGAGGCAGAGCCTCCTCCCGCCTGTCCCAAGCCATGGGAGGAAGGGTAGTTCCTGGTAACAATGTTTTCAGTGCTACTTGTAACCAGTGTCACTGCCTTTATCTGCAGAGATGAGGTTGTGGTGGGGTTCCACCAGTGGCTTTTGGATTCCCCTTGTAATACGCCCtgacagggatgggagggctTCTGTTGTAAACTCCTTGCAGTAAAAACTATGGCTGACCTTGCAGCTCAGCCATCCTGCCCAGATTATATTTCTTCCTCTCTATTTTGTAGGGAGTGAAAGAAGTGACCCTCTTGGGTCAGAATGTCAACAGCTTTCGAGACCTGTCTGAGGTGCAGTTTCAGTCAGTGGCTGCCCCAGGCCTCAGCCGTGGCTTTAGCACAGTCTACAAAGCCAAAGCGGGAGGTTTGCGCTTCTCACACCTGCTGGACCAGGTCTCTAGGATTGATCCAGAAATGAGGATCCGTTTCACCTCTCCACACCCCAAGGATTTTCCTGATGAGGCAAGTGTAAAATAAACACCTTGGCCTCTGCTTGGAGGCAGCAAGGCAGCTCTGAAATGTGAGGTatgggctgtgctgccttccCAAACAAAGACAATGTGGATTCCCAAACTgggaacagcagctcctgggagttGGATGTTGGGGCTAAAGCTGGCAGGTTTGCAGTTTGCTGGCTTTTAACCAGGGAAGACTTTTCCTTTGGCACCCAGGTACAGTTAAGCTGTCTGAGACATCTCCTGATCACTTACCGCAGGTCCTGCAGCTCATCCAGGAGCGACACAACATCTGCAAGCAGCTGCACCTCCCAGCCCAGAGTGGGAGCACACGAGTCCTGGAGGCCATGCGGCGAGGGTGGGTCACCCATGAGGagccctgtgtcctgcccttTGATTTGCCTGCTGGTTTCTCCTCACTGATGTTGTGGGTTTCCAGTTAGCAAATCCATGTGCTGTTCATTGCAGATACACAAGAGAAGCATATTTAGAGCTCGTGCACCACGTGCGTGATTCTATTCCAGGTGTGTGTTCCTTTGGCTTGGTCTGAATTCAGCATGACTGTATCTCACTGTCCTTTCCTGAGTGCAGCATTCCTGTCTTCCATGAGGGAAGTGTACAGCTGTGTCTCTGTTACAGGAGTGAGCCTGAGCAGTGATTTCATTGCTGGGTTCTGTGGAGAGACAGAGGAGGATCACCTGCAGACGGTGTCCTTGCTGCGGGAAGTCCGCTACAACGTTGGCTTCCTGTTTGCCTACAGCATGAGACAGGTGAGCACAGGCCCTCGTGGAGAAGGCTGTTAtctctggctgtgtcccctAAACTCCTCAGTACTCTTTCTCATAataacacattttttaaaaagctgatgAAAATCATACCCAAAGATTTGGTATACTGGTAGATGTCATTTGTCCCAGGTAGCACTTATAGGGTATGTGGTTCTGCAAGGGCTGTTGTTGTGCCTGGGAGGCTTCCACCTTCTCTGTAGGAGTGTCAGGATTGGTAACTGCTTGGTGACCCGGCTCTGCAGATGCTCCAGGGTCATTGCAGGGAAGTAACTGTGTCAGCAGAGGCTGTGAATCCATTATTTGCTGATGAGGAATGTGCTAATGGAGTTGGGCTGGAGCCCAGCTATGAGGGTCTGTCAGTCAACTCTGGAGGGAAGTGGTGAATTTTTGAGAAGGTGTTTCCATGAGAAGAGTGGGTAGTTGGTAAGTCTCCATTAGAATGCTCTCCAGAATGTATGATACTGTTGGGGAAGAGGACAAAAGGTTGGGAAACTTAAGGAAGCAAAGGGATTTGGAACACCATTCAGTATATAGATTAGAAGTAGTAGAATCTGTTGCCTGTCTATGGATggacaggcacaggcacatccCACACAGGAACTGCAAAACTGTTTCACAGCCACTGATACTCAGTGCCCTGCATCAGACCTTCTGCCTAAAAGGTGGAAGAGAAAGATGTGAGGAGCATGAGGGCATGGCTGGCACTTGAATAGTTCCTTTGTGATACAAACTGAAATGCTGTTGGAATGTGGGAAGCTGTTGCTGTAGGAGCAGTGGGTCAGACAAGGCTCTGGGCTCAGGCTGGGTgctgaggggctgctctggctctgtgtgtgcagaagACACGGGCACATCACCGGCTGCAGGACGATGTCCCCGCAGATGTGAAGAAGCGGCGGCTGGAGCAGCTCATTGCCACCTTCCGGGAGGAGGCTGCGAGGGCCAACGCAGCACTGGTGGGACAGGCCCAGCTGGTGCTGGTGGAAGGGGTGAGTGGGCCTCGAATGGAattgtcttcctcctttcttGCTGGATCTGAGGCTGTGCACAGCAGTCACTACTTCTGCCTTCCCTTCTCACTTTCCCCTTGTAATCCCAGGACTCCCAAGACCATTTCTTCACACTTAAGCAGACAGCCTGACTTTGCCAGAgcactgagctgagcacagggaatgggatcagTTAGGGATGCATCTCTGGCCAAGCACAGAATTTGTGCTTTGGTGTGTGAGTGTCACTCAGCAGCTCTGGACACAGTGCTGTGTTCCAGGGCTTGGTTAATGTGGGTTTAATACCATCAATAGTGCTCAATTAATTCCTGAGGCAATAAAGCCCAGCAGTGAATCAGAGCAATTGCCATGCAGGTAATGTTCCCTGTCCTCTTTCCAGCCCAGCAAACGCTCTGCCTTGGAGCTGTGTGGGAGGAACGATGGCAACATCAAGGTGATCTTCCCCGACGCCGAGCTGGAGGATGCTGCTGAGCCCggggctccaggcagagcccagcccgggGACTATGTGATGGTGAAGGTGACCTACCTGCAGTGCTCATTTCCTTGCACAGTGCTGTTCTctagggcagctgctgccagaagAGCCTAAAATTAGAATGGATCCTCCCCAGTGCCTGAAGGCCTGTGCTGTTTCTTTCAGGTAACCTCTGCCAGCTCACAGACCCTGCGGGGAGTTCCACTCTGCCGGACCACCCTGtcccgtgctgctgcttctcactGAGggatccctgctgccctggatgGAAGCAGCACATGTTCTCCATGAAGAAATAAGAAGTGTGGTCAGGTGGAGAGATATGGTAGAACCAGGaagatatatatgtatattaaaatttatttatgaaataataaaatacatatatatttttgctTTGGTGCCAAGTTATCTGTCATAGTGTGTGCAGGTTCAAAGGGGTAGAAGCTGTGTGTGAACTTGCATACTGTGAGATTGTGTATTTTAACTTGCCCTGAGGCTTGTCCCACCCTCAGAGTGCTGCAGGTCTGTCCTCTGACTGTGATCACGTCctctgacacagcccagcctgAGATGGATGTGCAGAGCAGTTGCTTCCTATGAACTCAGCTGAATTTAGGAGCTGCAAAAGCTGGTAGTACCtacaaaacacagccccagtAGCTGCTGGAGAATGGCAAGAATACTGTCAAAGGCTAGAAAGACCTGAAATAAGAGAAGATTAATTCATTCTTTCCAAATATTGGCAAAATGCTTGGAAAGGAGATGCAAGAACCCACACCACACTTGTGTTTTGGAATGTGGCACTGGACTGTGGAATGAAAAATGGTGTTTAACGTGCTCCAGTGAATCTGTTGTGTCTGGGGCTGAAGGAATGCAGCCCCAGACACAATCCTCTTGTACTGGGGAGGATTGGATCTTGTCTGGAGAAGATTTCCTTGTTTCCAGGCCTGGCGAATGCGAGGGAAGAGATGGCTGCTTAAAACATGGGGTGCAGTTTTGTCCAGTTTTTATCCAGACAGCTATGGATATCCTTCCCTTTGCTTACCAAGAGAAGTGGTTGTACTGATTTAAATGGCCAGTAAGTTCTTCAAGTGCATCTGACAGTTCCTTGTTTTCATCAGCCTGCAGCTGACCCTGGCTACGCAGTGTCACAttccagcctgctctgtgaaATTCAAACAAGGACCTGTGACCTGCACTTGTGAGTAAACTGAGATGTGAGAAAGGATCACCCCTTTTCATACAGATAATCATGTCATTAAAATAAATCCTTGTAAAAGGCTCAAGCCAGTGACCAGTTTTGAAGGAACAGCTGGTAGCAGGGCAGTCACGACATGAATttgcagaattttaaaataaatgtgaaagGGTTTTGCTCAAAAGCTGCCtctcctgctcagctctttCTGGGCTATAATTGTTTCTCTTTGAAAACAGCATGGTTCACTGAATATTCATTAGGCTTCAAGAAACAAATACATTTTGTTTATTATCAGAGCTGAGTCCCTTCTCAGGAAGTGAATCTGCACAGACAGCACAGTCCATGTGGGCTCTGAGGGGCTGACAGGCACACAGGGCTGATCTGCCCTCCTGCTTCCACATGGGAATGTGTATTTGGCCCAAGTTCACAAACCAGGGCCTGAATCTGTGCTGCTCAGTGAGCATGAGCCTGTGGTCCAGGGGGGTTTCAGGAAGAGGCAGCAGTTTGGGTGAAATCCCAAAGGAAGCAGCAGC encodes:
- the CDK5RAP1 gene encoding mitochondrial tRNA methylthiotransferase CDK5RAP1, which gives rise to MLPGARALRAAGLLRPPGAAARTGAARRARCGPGPWPAWRGFALPAGPDLRHFLRAAAAGQPGPSPELAPEPGSTPGTPKVYLETYGCQMNVSDTEIVWAILQKNGYARTKELGEADVVLLVTCSVREKAEQAIWNRLQHLKALKARRPQARAPLRVGILGCMAERLKEEILHREKLVDVVAGPDAYRDLPRLLAVAESGQQAANVLLSLDETYADILPVQTSAGGTTAFVSIMRGCDNMCSYCIVPFTRGRERSRPIASILQEVRMLSDQGVKEVTLLGQNVNSFRDLSEVQFQSVAAPGLSRGFSTVYKAKAGGLRFSHLLDQVSRIDPEMRIRFTSPHPKDFPDEVLQLIQERHNICKQLHLPAQSGSTRVLEAMRRGYTREAYLELVHHVRDSIPGVSLSSDFIAGFCGETEEDHLQTVSLLREVRYNVGFLFAYSMRQKTRAHHRLQDDVPADVKKRRLEQLIATFREEAARANAALVGQAQLVLVEGPSKRSALELCGRNDGNIKVIFPDAELEDAAEPGAPGRAQPGDYVMVKVTSASSQTLRGVPLCRTTLSRAAASH